From Microcystis aeruginosa NIES-2549, a single genomic window includes:
- a CDS encoding cobyrinate a,c-diamide synthase: protein MIIAGERSGVGKTTITLAILAYLISRGDRVQSFKVGPDYIDPMFHTHFTGRPCRNLDPVLTSEDYVKTCFAQHCQNVDYALIEGVMGLFDGIQLSDTQFPDYASTAHIARILGLPLLLVIDCSRLSTSVAAIVRGYQSLDKNLHLAGVILNRVGSDRHLQLLQTALESINMPIVGVLRRQDSLTIPDRHLGLVPRDELGEIRELQDQLASIAQNCFNWDILLPLLTISPQENPKNPTEANKLFPPIRIGIARDKAFNFYYPDNLDILANLGAELIFWSPLQGANLPENLQGLYFGGGFPEIFAPELAANTPILTQVRKAIASGMPTYAECGGLMYLCDKIVDFEQKNYSMVQIIPQSAIMSPKLTLGYRQAIAKQETILLKPGQPVRGHEFHRSQLSGVSDAPIYQLQPFPRGAINAEGWQGKNLHASYLHLHFGANLSLPKKFLAAGLDFFRTAALS from the coding sequence ATGATCATCGCAGGAGAAAGAAGCGGAGTCGGTAAAACGACGATTACTCTGGCAATCTTGGCCTATTTAATCAGTCGTGGCGATCGAGTGCAATCTTTTAAAGTCGGGCCCGATTATATCGATCCCATGTTCCATACCCATTTTACCGGTCGCCCCTGTCGCAATCTCGATCCGGTTTTAACTTCCGAAGACTATGTAAAAACCTGTTTTGCCCAACATTGTCAAAATGTCGATTATGCTCTGATTGAAGGGGTAATGGGGCTATTTGATGGTATTCAATTAAGCGATACTCAATTTCCCGATTATGCCAGCACCGCCCATATTGCCCGTATTTTAGGGCTTCCTCTGCTATTAGTTATCGATTGTAGTCGTTTATCTACCTCGGTCGCCGCTATTGTCCGCGGTTATCAATCTTTAGACAAAAATCTCCATCTAGCCGGAGTTATCCTCAATCGGGTTGGTAGCGATCGCCACCTGCAATTACTGCAAACCGCCCTAGAATCCATCAATATGCCGATTGTCGGGGTTCTGCGTCGTCAAGATTCCCTGACAATTCCTGATCGCCATCTAGGATTAGTTCCCAGGGATGAACTAGGAGAAATCAGGGAACTGCAAGATCAACTGGCTTCTATTGCCCAAAACTGCTTTAATTGGGACATTCTCTTGCCTTTACTCACTATTTCTCCCCAAGAGAACCCGAAAAATCCCACAGAAGCAAATAAGCTTTTTCCCCCTATCCGTATCGGTATTGCCAGAGATAAGGCTTTTAACTTTTATTACCCCGATAATCTCGATATTTTAGCCAATTTAGGCGCGGAATTAATCTTTTGGAGTCCCTTGCAAGGGGCAAATTTGCCCGAAAACCTGCAAGGGTTGTACTTTGGTGGCGGTTTTCCCGAAATCTTTGCCCCGGAATTAGCGGCTAACACCCCTATCCTAACTCAGGTGAGAAAAGCGATCGCCTCCGGAATGCCCACCTATGCCGAATGTGGGGGATTAATGTATTTATGTGACAAAATAGTTGATTTTGAGCAAAAAAACTATTCTATGGTGCAAATAATCCCCCAATCTGCTATAATGTCCCCGAAATTAACCCTAGGTTATCGGCAAGCCATCGCCAAACAGGAAACGATCCTGCTCAAACCGGGTCAACCAGTGCGCGGCCATGAATTCCATCGCTCCCAACTAAGCGGGGTGAGCGACGCACCGATTTATCAACTACAACCATTCCCCAGGGGTGCTATCAATGCCGAAGGGTGGCAAGGTAAGAATCTGCACGCTTCCTATCTCCACCTACATTTTGGGGCTAATCTCAGTCTGCCGAAAAAATTTTTAGCTGCTGGCCTTGATTTTTTCCGAACAGCTGCGTTAAGCTGA
- a CDS encoding NAD(P)/FAD-dependent oxidoreductase: MTQIVVIGGGAAGFFGAIKAAESNPKAGVTILEAAKEPLGKVRISGGGRCNVTHHCFDVSQLVNYYPRGGKALRGAFSRFQPQDTIKWFELRGVKLKTEADGRMFPSTDNSETIVNCLRESATFAGVNLRLNSPVKSVKKQEESFLIELKREEQIRADKLLIATGSSPFGYRTAQDLGHSLVSPVPSLFTFQIADPRLQDLLGVTVDKVRVRLGGSKLEQIGPLLITHWGVSGPAILKLSAWGARVLHEHHYRMPLIINWLGDYHPEKLREIILQTKSEYPKRKLFNYCPFEQLPKRLWQSLLSYLTVNAETPWAELSKNTLNRLMTELQQGEYQIKGKGVFKEEFVTSGGVNLQEVDFKTMESKICPGLYFAGEVLDIDAVTGGFNFQSAWTTGYLAGQAMGNRRV, encoded by the coding sequence ATGACTCAAATAGTCGTAATTGGTGGCGGGGCAGCGGGATTTTTTGGCGCAATTAAAGCGGCAGAATCTAACCCAAAAGCTGGCGTTACTATCCTAGAAGCGGCAAAAGAACCTCTGGGGAAAGTGCGGATTTCGGGAGGGGGACGCTGTAATGTCACCCATCATTGTTTTGACGTTTCCCAATTAGTTAATTATTATCCTCGCGGTGGCAAAGCACTACGGGGAGCTTTTAGTCGGTTTCAACCCCAAGATACTATTAAATGGTTTGAATTGCGGGGGGTAAAACTCAAAACAGAAGCGGATGGGCGAATGTTTCCCAGCACCGATAATTCTGAAACTATTGTTAATTGTCTGCGGGAAAGTGCGACTTTTGCTGGGGTTAATTTAAGGCTAAATTCCCCAGTTAAATCGGTTAAAAAACAGGAAGAAAGTTTTTTAATTGAATTAAAAAGAGAGGAGCAAATTAGGGCAGATAAGCTTTTAATTGCTACGGGAAGTAGTCCTTTTGGCTATCGTACCGCTCAAGATTTAGGTCATTCTCTAGTCTCTCCTGTGCCTTCTTTATTTACCTTTCAAATTGCCGATCCTCGTCTGCAAGATTTGTTAGGGGTTACTGTGGATAAAGTGCGAGTTCGTCTTGGGGGAAGCAAATTAGAACAAATCGGACCTTTATTAATTACCCATTGGGGAGTTAGTGGCCCGGCTATTTTAAAACTTTCTGCTTGGGGAGCGCGGGTGCTTCACGAGCATCATTACCGAATGCCTTTAATAATTAATTGGTTAGGGGATTATCATCCTGAAAAATTGCGAGAAATTATCTTACAAACAAAAAGTGAATATCCGAAAAGAAAACTTTTTAATTATTGTCCCTTTGAGCAGTTACCTAAGCGTCTTTGGCAGAGTTTATTAAGTTACTTGACTGTTAACGCGGAAACTCCCTGGGCCGAATTATCTAAAAATACTCTCAATCGATTAATGACTGAATTACAGCAAGGGGAATATCAAATCAAAGGAAAAGGGGTGTTTAAGGAGGAATTTGTCACCTCTGGGGGAGTGAATCTTCAGGAAGTGGATTTTAAAACTATGGAAAGTAAAATCTGTCCGGGGTTATATTTTGCCGGGGAGGTATTAGATATCGATGCAGTCACGGGGGGATTTAATTTTCAAAGTGCTTGGACCACTGGTTATCTCGCCGGACAAGCTATGGGCAATAGAAGGGTGTAG
- the urtE gene encoding urea ABC transporter ATP-binding subunit UrtE yields MLHISDLNVYYGESHILRDVDLNINAGEMVCLIGRNGVGKTTLLKTLMGILKPRAGAINYEQQNLINKTSDQRARLGLGYVPQGRDIIPRLTVKENLILGLEALPTRRKNATIPEEIFDLFPVLKPMLSRMGGDLSGGQQQQLAIARALVGEPKLLILDEPTEGIQPSIILEIEAAVRRIVASKGIAVLLVEQHLHFVRQADRYYAMQKGGIVASGFTSELSQEVIQRFLAV; encoded by the coding sequence ATGTTACACATATCTGATCTCAATGTTTACTACGGAGAAAGTCATATTTTAAGAGATGTTGATCTTAACATTAATGCGGGAGAAATGGTCTGTTTAATCGGACGTAATGGCGTGGGTAAAACTACCCTATTAAAAACCTTGATGGGTATCTTAAAACCGCGAGCGGGAGCAATTAATTATGAGCAACAAAACCTGATTAATAAAACCTCAGATCAAAGAGCCAGATTAGGACTGGGTTATGTGCCGCAGGGGAGGGATATTATTCCCCGTTTAACGGTAAAAGAGAATTTAATTCTCGGTTTGGAAGCTTTACCCACAAGGAGAAAAAATGCCACAATTCCCGAAGAAATCTTCGATTTATTTCCCGTTTTAAAACCCATGTTATCGCGGATGGGAGGAGATTTAAGCGGTGGACAACAACAGCAATTAGCCATCGCTCGCGCCTTAGTGGGGGAACCAAAATTATTAATTTTAGATGAACCCACGGAAGGAATTCAACCGTCAATTATTCTCGAAATTGAAGCGGCGGTGCGGCGTATTGTTGCCAGCAAAGGAATCGCCGTTTTATTAGTAGAACAACACCTGCATTTTGTCCGCCAAGCTGATCGATATTATGCCATGCAGAAAGGGGGAATTGTTGCTTCCGGTTTCACGAGCGAATTAAGTCAAGAAGTCATTCAGCGATTTTTGGCGGTTTAA